In one Candidatus Neomarinimicrobiota bacterium genomic region, the following are encoded:
- a CDS encoding glycosyltransferase yields MKICFLADACSIHVQKWARYFSDEGNEVHIISFRDTRIAGVRVHYINSRGTISISPIASFISKIGYLFWVGKVKKFIKKIRPDILHAHWATSYGLLGALSGFHPFILSTWGNDIIISPHKYWTMKKSVEYSLKKADLVTATSKMLADATGEFIYGEKPVHTIPFGVDVDLFSPSKRKLPKNKICIGIVKALEEKYGIEYLIRAFKVVAERGYKSSLLIVGEGSLRDKLEKLTESLNLSDSVRFTGKVKNNAVVESLHKMDIFVVPSISPSETFGVAAVEASSCSIPVIASDIGGLPEVVKDGTTGFLVPPCDVNAIADRIIRLIDNPGLRLQMGIEGRKYVKSIYDIQICGSLMR; encoded by the coding sequence ATGAAAATTTGTTTTCTCGCAGATGCCTGTAGTATTCATGTGCAAAAATGGGCTCGGTATTTTTCAGATGAAGGAAATGAGGTTCATATCATATCTTTTAGAGATACCCGAATAGCTGGTGTCCGGGTTCACTACATAAATTCACGCGGAACAATATCCATCAGCCCCATAGCTTCGTTTATCTCCAAGATCGGATATTTATTTTGGGTTGGAAAAGTAAAAAAATTTATTAAGAAAATCCGCCCGGATATTCTTCACGCCCATTGGGCAACTTCATACGGCTTGCTTGGCGCTCTTAGTGGTTTTCACCCGTTTATACTTTCGACATGGGGAAACGACATTATCATCTCTCCTCATAAATATTGGACGATGAAAAAATCCGTAGAGTACAGTCTCAAAAAAGCTGATCTTGTTACCGCAACGAGTAAAATGTTAGCCGATGCTACAGGCGAATTTATCTATGGCGAGAAGCCTGTCCATACTATCCCATTTGGCGTTGACGTTGATTTATTCTCTCCTTCAAAAAGAAAATTGCCGAAAAATAAAATTTGCATCGGAATTGTCAAAGCGCTTGAGGAAAAATACGGGATTGAGTATTTAATAAGAGCATTCAAGGTAGTTGCCGAAAGGGGATATAAATCAAGTTTATTAATAGTTGGCGAGGGTAGCCTAAGGGACAAACTTGAAAAATTGACAGAATCTCTTAATCTATCTGATTCGGTAAGATTTACCGGAAAGGTTAAAAATAACGCCGTTGTTGAGTCCTTACACAAGATGGATATTTTTGTAGTCCCTTCAATTTCCCCCTCGGAAACATTCGGTGTTGCTGCGGTTGAAGCTTCATCATGCTCTATTCCCGTAATAGCGTCGGATATTGGTGGCCTGCCGGAAGTTGTAAAAGACGGCACAACGGGATTTTTAGTACCTCCTTGCGATGTAAATGCTATTGCGGATCGCATAATCAGACTGATTGATAATCCCGGGCTGCGACTCCAGATGGGTATCGAAGGCAGAAAATACGTCAAATCAATTTACGATATACAAATATGTGGTTCTTTAATGAGA
- a CDS encoding class I SAM-dependent methyltransferase, translated as MKSPEYYSHARDDIVDLVMSTGSVERILDVGCGYGYTGELLKNMGAIRVEGLEFVPDACEEAKHRLDQIFQGSAEDSSLISTLGSYDCIICADLLEHLIDPWETLTLLRNHLNKNGRLVCSIPNIRYFKIISKLLFFGEWTYKDSGILDKTHYRFFTRKTIELMFKQTGFTAIITKQKTRRVTALFNFITLGLFGDFFPMKFYVIAHPTDVNRNN; from the coding sequence ATGAAATCACCTGAATATTATAGTCACGCCAGGGATGATATAGTAGACCTGGTAATGTCTACAGGTTCCGTAGAAAGAATTCTTGATGTGGGATGCGGCTACGGCTATACAGGTGAGTTGCTGAAAAATATGGGAGCTATCAGGGTTGAAGGATTAGAGTTTGTACCTGATGCTTGTGAAGAGGCAAAACACCGCCTTGACCAAATTTTTCAGGGATCCGCCGAAGATTCGAGTCTAATTTCAACTCTCGGTTCATACGATTGCATAATCTGTGCGGATTTATTGGAGCACCTGATTGACCCCTGGGAAACGTTGACTCTTCTGAGAAATCATCTTAATAAGAATGGTCGTTTGGTATGCAGCATCCCGAACATCAGGTATTTTAAAATAATATCCAAGCTGCTGTTTTTTGGAGAGTGGACCTACAAAGATTCTGGTATCCTTGACAAAACACACTATAGGTTTTTCACCCGCAAGACCATTGAATTAATGTTTAAACAAACAGGGTTTACTGCTATTATTACCAAACAGAAAACAAGGCGTGTGACCGCCCTGTTTAACTTTATCACATTGGGATTATTCGGTGATTTTTTCCCAATGAAATTTTATGTCATAGCACATCCAACTGACGTCAATCGAAACAATTGA